The following are encoded together in the Rhizoctonia solani chromosome 10, complete sequence genome:
- a CDS encoding tigger transposable element derived-like protein, translating to MDGSDKRVPLIIGRACRPRCFNGSHGSDMGYNYFWNTKAWMTSPIWNIFLTELNADMQHQAAYFVIMRQCAITNTRNTLLKHPYRIPYAKSDGMGSANGRSPGVLDSHPNTTLELETALLEQAAGLPHLAQSVSRNALGV from the exons ATGGATGGCTCAGACAAACGAGTTCCTTTGATCATTGGTCGTGCATGTCGTCCTCGATGCTTCAATGGCTCCCACGGCTCCGATATGGGATACAATTACTTCTGGAATACCAAGGCTTGGATGACCAGCCCAATTTGGAACAT ATTCTTAACCGAGCTTAACGCTGATATGCAACACCAGGCGGCATATTTTGTTATTATGCGACAATGCGCCATCACAAACACACGTAACACACTACTCAAACATCCGTATCGAATTCCTTACGCCAAATCTGACGGCATGGGTTCAGCCAATGGACGCAG CCCAGGAGTGTTGGATAGTCACCCAAATACAACGTTGGAACTCGAGACAGCGCTTCTGGAACAGGCTGCTGGCCTTCCTCACCTTGCTCAGTCTGTTTCACGAAATGCTCTCGGTGTTTGA
- a CDS encoding Retrotransposon gag protein, which produces MSFDQMSDRELLDMVAQNMIILKKEFSQLQGAYEAQSDQLALLRAELEEHCNQSRNQHVFYSNQIQGAAASIQVVQDQLLHMSNACPTAPPPPPRSLPSPISSMAKRRRPQFHHCLSSLYKGKRGQPIPQRKILKKVFRGEAVPLLEDIDTFWAEFTKHYVDTNRDEKYCQKWNNLRQKASVQEYTQEFQQYSVSLGYSNETLRNKYYDGLKNDIKDIMLSTMFQWRRATAQQVYDKAEEIANHIESTCLSNPSVSTTRTTSSTVPTSTSTSNPTPACTRLNVGDNVYMIDPTTCRAKKRRYHFYCSNNLRQHAKHERPAAAAPVKSIIAPTPILASNSKGPGPMDLDGRGFANLTCHVCGGKGHFARNCPSKPMSGHVANVEWSWERPKEESRIEVVSDEEELGKGKPRPTKE; this is translated from the exons ATGTCTTTTGATCAAATGTCAGATCGCGAACTCCTTGATATGGTAGCCCAGAATATGATCATTTTGAAAAAAGAATTTTCCCAACTACAAGGGGCTTACGAAGCCCAAAGTGATCAATTAGCATTGTTAAGGGCggaacttgaggaacatTGCAACCAGTCACGTAACCAACATGTGTTTTATTCAaatcaaattcaaggagcCGCGGCCTCCATTCAGGTTGTGCAAGATCAATTGCTCCATATGTCTAATGCTTGCCCTACagccccacctccacctcctcgaAGTTTGCCAAGCCCAATAAGTTCAATGGCAAAAAGAAGACGCCCTCAATTTCATCATTGCCTGTCAAGCTtatataagggcaaaaggGGCCAACCAATCCCACAAAGAAAAATCTT AAAGAAAGTGTTCAGGGGAGAAGCAGTCCCTCTGTTGGAGGATATCGATACTTTTTGGGCTGAGTTCACTAAGCATTATGTGGATACTAACCGCGATGAAAAATAttgccaaaaatggaacaacttGCGGCAGAAGGCTTCAGTCCAGGAGTACACTCAAGAATTTCAACAGTACTCCGTATCCTTGGGTTATAGCAACGAGACACTGCGCAATAAGTACTATGATGGACTCAAAAATGACATCAAGGACATTATGTTATCTaccatgttccaatggcgtcgTGCTACCGCTCAACAAGTTTATGACAAAGCGGAAGAGATTGCCAACCATATTGAATCCACTTGTCTGTCCAATCCATCGGTCTCTACTACTCGTACCACTTCCTCTACTGTTCCCACCTCCACTTCTACTTCCAATCCCACTCCTGCTTGCACTCGTCTCAACGTTGGGGACAATGTTTACATGATTGATCCCACCACTTGTCGCGCGAAAAAAAGGCGCTATCACTTCTATTGTTCGAACAACCTCCGGCAACATGCCAAAC ATGAACGTCCTGCTGCCGCCGCACCTGTCAAATCTATAATTGCCCCCACTCCCATCTTAGCCTCGAATTCTAAAGGTCCAGGCCCtatggatcttgatggaaggggtTTTGCTAATCTCACTTGTCATGTGTGCGGTGGTAAAGGTCATTTTGCGCGAAACTGTCCCtccaagcccatgtctggacatgtggctaatgttGAATGGTCATGGGAAAGGCCAAAGGAAGAGAGTCGTATCGAAGTTGTTTCAGATGAAGAAgaattgggaaaaggaaagccaaggccgactaaggagtaa
- a CDS encoding 3-hydroxy-3-methylglutaryl coenzyme A reductase, hydroxymethylglutaryl-CoA reductase: MVFQPDVGPTGGLRSQARPENKELSPAMFDTVSNFSRSLCRSHVPNDCVALAESTPEFVYTLKSPMVRPNSLPSSTTFYELVGESGPDVNAGDRWVGFAIRAMFARFWALAKRADSADILIVLAGYIVMHMTFVNLFLKARKLGSNFWLASTILISSTFAFVISLPLSLLLGIPLDPVALTEALPFLVITVGFDKPLRIARAVFSHPSFTPISGIITPARRASASSPTPSALKPSSSSAKTAAQVVREAVDSVGPGVVRDYAIEIAVLGLGAASGVGGLKEFCALAALILACDCAALFTFYVAILNVMTEVNRIKTLRKAHSNTLFGVKGSGADEVESPAARLKLLLIVAFLSLHVLNLCTTLTPATALKRHTYFSHIQRTAQQPPSRVDLSSPIIAAALNQIVNDAGGEALLVRAGPPVHVKVISPLASKKLNASAKDVHFDTSVHSQGRFDSFMSEWSTLVGDPILSKWIVLALAVSVFLNGYLLKGIGSGATSHGFPIKAPGVVTFAGAVDYAAKEEDGKKEEHKPLANGHGTGALQVDTGSDIPPPAPEPSPSPEPPATREREEIAINTPLGTPSGDKASIGRREYDEVLKVFEADGPSTLTDEEVILLGQRGKIAPYALEKVLSDFERAVRIRRALISRASATKTLEASALPMKNYDYARVQGACCENVVGYMPIPLGIAGPLIIDGESYPIPMATAEGTLVASTSRGCKALNAGGGVTTVLTQDAMTRGPAIEFPSVTLAAQASDGSILQKLKTTIAGRTLYVRFATSTGDAMGMNMISKGTERALETMSEYFPEMSVLALSGNYCTDKKPAAINWIEGRGKSVVAEAVIPGKVVKSVLKTTVADLVNLNIKKNLIGSAMAGSIGGFNAHAANILTAMFLATGQDPAQNVESSNCITLMEAINGGEDLLMTCSMPSIECGTVGGGTILEPQGAMLDMLGLRGAHPTSPGHNARRLARVICAAVMAGELSLMSALAAGHLIKAHMAHNRSAPATPLASRPMTPMFAPLTTPPARSGSVSNGSLPNGNVIPGRDGGGLGCRDPYQRPPTTMASAIKPLMPHLTDDDMVKAIRRPSFHHSPGNSRRGSGSLMTPSGMTLAYHTRTQDGNELPHATKKTMTDHLRKYESLFTLTPQRMRMIVDSFDETLEKGLAEYDQVVPMIPAFVFGWPHGQESGDYLAVDLGGTNLRVCLVTLLTNGKFEITQTKYRLTEEQKQEDGEKLFDFCAECLKTFIQSHLGEGLQLGPDGALPLGFTFSYPCAQDRIDHGKLIRWTKGFGAPNTEGRDVAEMFRKSLEKAQVPIKMTALINDTTGTLIASSYVNPRTKIAVILGTGCNAAYMEKISNIPKIKHLGLPDDELMAINCEWGAFDSFEHQHLPRTKYDVIVDETSNKPGEQAFEKLISGRYLGEILRLIVCELIDEGVLFLGQNTYKIEKAYSFDTAFLSLMESDPTDELLTIVGIFTHFYGIETTLAERQFFRALAKLVGRRAARLSACGIAALVTKGGYLDEGCSVAADGSLYSKYPGFADRVHEALIDIFGDKGKNIVTHHAEDGSGMGAALIAAMTAERRSKQLYNNC; this comes from the exons ATGGTTTTCCAGCCCGACGTCGGTCCCACTGGTGGTCTGCGCTCCCAGGCCCGCCCCGAAAACAAGGAACTTTCACCTGCAATGTTCGACACAGTCTCCAACTTTTCCCGCTCTCTCTGTCGCTCCCATGTCCCCAACGACTGTGTTGCACTTGCCGAATCAACTCCCGAATTTGTCTATACACTCAAGAGCCCAATGGTCCGGCCAAATTCCTTGCCGTCGTCCACGACGTTT TATGAATTGGTTGGCGAGAGTGGCCCAGACGTCAATGCCGGTGATCGTTGGGTAGGATTTGCGATTAGAGCCATGTTTGCCCGATTTTGGGCCCTCGCAAAG CGTGCCGACTCTGCAGACATTTTGATCGTACTCGCAGGTTATATCGTCATGCACATGACTTTTGTCAACTTGTTTCTCAAGGCCAGGAAGCTTGGCTCAAACTTCTGGCTTG CCTCTACCATTCTCATCTCGAGCACCTTTGCGTTTGTTATTTCGCTGCCCCTCTCACTACTGCTCGGCATCCCCCTCGATCCTGTTGCCCTCACCGAAGCACTACCCTTCCTCGTCATAACCGTTGGATTTGACAAGCCCCTTCGCATCGCTCGTGCCGTCTTCTCGCACCCTAGTTTTACACCCATCTCGGGGATCATAACTCCTGCCAGACGCGCCTCTGCATCATCTCCTACTCCATCTGCACTCAAGCCAAGCTCGAGTTCGGCCAAGACGGCTGCTCAAGTCGTTCGGGAAGCTGTCGATTCGGTAGGACCTGGTGTTGTCCGTGACTATGCCATAGAAATTGCTGTACTCGGACTCGGAGCTGCGAGCGGTGTAGGCGGCTTGAAGGAGTTCTGCGCCCTTGCTGCATTGATTCTCGCTTGCGACTGTGCTGCGCTTTTCACTTTTTACGTGGCCATCCTGAACGTCATGACCGAG GTCAACCGCATCAAGACTTTGAGGA AAGCGCATTCGAATACTCTATTTGGTGTCAAGGGATCTGGCGCTGATGAGGTCGAGAGTCCTGCTGCGCGTCTAAAGTTGCTGCTC ATTGTCGCTTTCTTGTCTCTTCACGTGCTCAATCTTTGCACCACTCTTACTCCAGCAACCGCGCTCAAGCGTCACACCTACTTTTCGCACATCCAACGCACTGCTCAGCAGCCTCCTTCTCGTGTCGATCTTTCGTCTCCGATTATTGCTGCTGCGCTCAACCAAATTGTCAACGATGCTGGTGGAGAGGCTCTTCTCGTTCGTGCCGGCCCTCCCGTTCATGTCAAGGTTATCTCTCCTCTCGcatccaagaagctcaacgCCAGCGCCAAGGATGTCCACTTTGATACCTCTGTTCATTCCCAAGGTCGCTTTGATTCGTTCATGTCTGAATGGTCCACTCTTGTCGGTGATCCGATTCTGAGCAAATGGATTGTACTCGCACTCGCAGTCTCCGTTTTCCTGAACGGCTATCTCCTCAAGGGTATTGGTAGCGGTGCGACGAGCCATGGGTTCCCTATCAAGGCTCCTGGCGTTGTTACATTTGCTGGTGCCGTCGATTATGctgccaaggaagaagatgggAAGAAAGAGGAACACAAGCCTCTTGCTAACGGACACGGCACTGGTGCTTTGCAAGTCGATACTGGTTCTGATATCCCCCCTCCTGCTCCTgaaccctctccttcccctgAACCCCCCGCCACTCGTGAGCGCGAAGAAATTGCTATCAATACTCCCCTTGGTACTCCGAGCGGTGACAAGGCTTCGATCGGCCGAAGGGAGTATGACGAGGTTCTCAAGGTCTTCGAGGCCGACGGTCCCTCTACGTTGACTGATGAGGAAGTCATTTTGCTCGGTCAACGTGGAAAGATCGCCCCTTATGCTTTGGAGAAGGTTTTGAGCGATTTTGAGCGTGCGGTTAGGATTCGTCGTGCATTGATTT CTCGTGCTTCTGCAACCAAGACTCTTGAAGCTTCGGCGCTGCCTATGAAGAACTATGACTATGCTCGTGTTCAGGGTGCCTGCTGCGAAAATGTCGTCGGTTACATGCCTATCCCTCTTGGTATTGCTGGACCATTGATCATCGACGGCGAGTCGTATCCTATTCCTATGGCTACTGCCGAGGGTACCTTGGTTGCCTCGACCTCGCGCGGATGCAAGGCTTTGAACGCCGGGGGAGGAGTTACCACCGTCTTGACCCAGGATGCTATGACCCGTGGACCCGCTATCGAGTTCCCCAGTGTTACCCTCGCGGCCCAAGCAAGCGATGGGTCGATTCTCCAAAAG CTCAAGACCACGATCGCCGGCCGCACTCTCTATGTCCGCTTTGCTACGTCGACTGGTGATGCCATGGGCATGAACATGATTTCCAAGGGCACGGAAAGGGCACTCGAGACTATGAGCGAGTACTTCCCCGAGATGAGCGTCCTCGCGCTCAGCGGTAACTACTGCACGGACAAGAAGCCGGCTGCTATCAACTGGATCGAGGGGCGTGGCAAGTCGGTCGTTGCTGAGGCTGTTATACCCGGCAAGGTCGTCAAGTCGGTGCTCAAGACTACGGTCGCGGACTTGGTCAACTTGAACATCAAGAAGAACTTGATCGGGAGCGCGATGGCTGGCTCGATCGGAGGTTTCAATGCCCATGCTGCCAATATCCTCACTGCCATGTTTTTGGCGACTGGCCAGGACCCTGCGCAAAACGTTGAGAGTTCGAATTGTATAACTTTGATGGAAGC GATTAATGGCGGTGAAGACTTGCTCATGACCTGCTCTATGCCCTCTATCGAATGCGGTACCGTCGGCGGTGGAACTATCCTCGAACCCCAGGGCGCGATGCTTGATATGCTCGGTCTCAGAGGTGCACACCCTACATCTCCCGGACACAATGCACGCCGCCTCGCACGTGTCATCTGCGCAGCCGTCATGGCCGGCGAGTTGAGTCTTATGAGCGCGTTGGCGGCTGGTCACTTGATCAAGGCGCACATGGCGCACAATCGTTCTGCCCCGGCTACTCCTCTGGCCAGCCGACCGATGACCCCGATGTTCGCCCCTCTCACTACGCCACCAGCCCGAAGTGGGAGTGTATCGAATGGGAGCTTGCCGAATGGGAATGTGATCCCTGGGAGAGATGGAGGCGG CTTGGGGTGCAGGGATCCGTACCAACGACCACCAACGACCATGGCGAGCGCAATCAAGCCGTTGATGCCCCATCTGACCGACGATGATATGGTCAAGGCCATTCGTAGGCCTTCGTTCCATCATTCGCCGGGGAACAGCCGTCGAG GCTCTGGTAGTCTGATGACGCCGTCTGGAATGACTCTTGCGTACCACACTCGTACGCAAGATGGAAATGAACTCCCCCATGCGACAAAGAAGACGATGACGGACCATCTGCGCAAGTACGAGAGTCTGTTCACCCTTACCCCTCAGCGTATGCGCATGATCGTCGATTCGTTCGACGAGACACTTGAAAAGGGACTGGCCGAGTACGACCAGGTTGTG CCCATGATCCCCGCATTCGTATTTGGGTGGCCCCATGGCCAGGAAAGCGGCGACTACCTCGCGGTCGATCTGGGAGGAACCAATCTCCGTGTCTGTCTCGTCACGCTCCTTACCAACGGCAAATTCGAAATCACACAGACCAAGTATCGTTTGACTGAAGAACAAAAGCAGGAGGACGGCGAGAAGCTATTTGATTTCTGTGCCGAGTGTCTCAAGACGTTTATTCAGTCTCACCTAGGAGAAGGTCTTCAGCTTGGGCCGGATGGCGCACTCCCACTCGGGTTTACTTTCAGCTATCCGTGTGCCCAGGATAGGATTGATCATGGCAAGCTTATTCGCTGGACCAAGGGCTTTGGTGCACCCAACACCGAAGGACGAGACGTTGCCGAGATGTTCAGAAAGTCCTTGGAAAAGGCTCAGGTGCCGATCAAGATGACTGCCCTCATCAACGATACGACCGGTACACTCATCGCCTCGAGCTATGTTAACCCCCGCACCAAGATCGCGGTCATTTTGGGCACGGGGTGTAACGCTGCCTATATGGAAAAG ATTTCGAATATTCCCAAGATCAAGCATCTTGGTCTTCCGGATGATGAGTTGATGGCTATCAATTGCGAATGG GGTGCATTTGATTCATTCGAGCACCAACATTTGCCTCGAACTAAATACGATGTTATTGTCGACGAAACTAGCAACAAACCAGGAGAACAAGCTTTCGAG AAACTCATCTCTGGTCGGTATCTCGGGGAAATTCTGCGTCTCATTGTTTGCGAACTCATCGATGAGGGTGTTTTATTCCTGGGTCAAAATACGTACAAAATCGAAAAGGCCTATTCTTTCGATACTGCCTTCCTATCCCTTATGGAGTCCGATCCCACCGATGAGCTTTTAACGATTGTCGGGATCTTTACGCACTTCTATGGAATTGAGACTACTTTGGCGGAGAGGCAATTCTTCAG GGCACTGGCGAAGCTTGTCGGTCGTAGGGCTGCAAGGCTGAGCGCATGCGGCATCGCTGCCCTTGTCACCAAGGGAGGTTATCTGGATGAGGGATGCTCTGTCGCCGCGGATGGTAGTTTGTATAGC AAATACCCAGGATTCGCCGACAGAGTCCACGAGGCTCTGATAGACATTTTTGGAGACAAGGGCAAAAACATTGTCACCCACCATGCCGAAGATGGATCCGGCATGGGTGCCGCTTTGATTGCTG CTATGACTGCTGAGCGTCGTTCCAAGCAACTGTACAACAATTGTTAG